DNA sequence from the Bombus vancouverensis nearcticus chromosome 8, iyBomVanc1_principal, whole genome shotgun sequence genome:
GAACAAGGAAAGATAGTGCATTAGATTTTTTAAACATGCTTCTTAAAACCCACCTCAACCTGATTACTCCCACCAACAGAGCGTGCGTTCTGTCGTTTATCAAAAGGGACTGAAGTGCCATAATCTCCTATGGATGGAGGAGCAGTCAAAGGTGTAGGAGGAAGTTTGGAACGAGATGAATACTGAGTACTTTGGATAGGATTTTGATAGACTTTCTTATAAGAAGTAATTTGAGGATCAGAAATATATCTATTATCATGCAAAGATGAAGGATATTCATTTGTTGAAGTTGGATAATTAATTGGTTCTTTTCTAGAACTGGGAGGAAGATCAGCAAATGTAATACTACGTTTCGGTATGGAACTTTTTTTCTTTGGAGAGGGCAAGCTTTGGACAGCAGTAGTGCGATCGAAATTCATTGATGAAGTAAGAGTAGAGACCGGAGATTGGGGCGTTGGACTGTCCACTGAAGTTCCATCTCTCTCTTTGCTCAGTGACTGAGTAAATAACATGAAGATTTGTATTAGTaaagttaaaataattttctactgGAATATAGAATGCAGTAAAAATGCGAAATTATTAGTTAGGCACTATGTAAATATACAACTATATACAACAGATTAACAAAATAATTTCTGACAACTAATTGATTaacaagaaataaaaatgtgtaatatttatatcataatataaGAAATTATCAAATAAGAAAACATTTCTCATTTCTGCATcctttgagtttaataaatttactttttataaaatttgtaactaTACTTCAAAAAACAGATTTATTTCCAATACTACATCTCATACAAAATCTATATTAGAATTAAAAAGGAATCAGTTTTGAACTTATTCAttcaatatttttcttcttttaccaTCTATACATTCAATATTATATCAATTGTACTATTATTGCAACAATTAATGCAGCTTTGCgcataatttttatttgtataccCTTCCAATGATTTTAAGTATATTAAAATCGACTTTATAAAGTTACCTCATATTTGTACCCTCTATCCATCACCTTTTCATATATATCAATGCACCATAAGATATTCTGAAATGTCATAACTAGGTAACTTTTATCCCAAATTATAATTCAATAACAGGAACTGTGATCTTTGCGTTACTAAATATGAACATGAAAAATGTATTCTCTTGTAGTTAATAGCACTAATGGGATAAAATGCAATTCACTTTCAGAAGAACCTGTCGCATTGATACATTTGAATAAAGCACTGCATGTATTTCATCTTTATGTCGGTCAACTGGAACTTCAAcattaacatatatatataattctttttttataattagataaaTACTATCTTATCTTTATactttgtaataatatataaacatcTGGTCCATTAGATTTATATCAACATATAACATTTATAGAACATTCGTAGAATACAGTACattgatttatattttaataatgataTGAGTTTACTGTAGAAGTAACCATCCAAGAGTGCTGGCATTTATAACTTACAAAAAAATGTTAGATGCACAAATACCttatcaaataatattttatgtctCAATAGACATTGTATTTCACTTTTGTTTCTTTTACTTTAACTGTAcattatatagtaatataaataattaaaacttGATATTTTTGGGTACACTCCCTATTTAGTGATACACGCATTGATTATTATCTTTGTTTTCAATGATATACAGCTTTAAATGAATGAAACATGAAATGAATTGTGAATTACAACATAAAAGCTATCCTCTACGATATAATAATGCTTACATTTCTGGTAGTAGTAAAATATTCTagcttaaaataaaaaagacagTTCTAGTATATTTTCTACATAGTATaccaaaatatttgtaaaaatatcaataaaattaactACTGATTTTTTCTTAACACTATATAAATAGAGAATACTAAACAAATAAgatcattaaaaataatatatcaaaagtaccctaaatataataatttggaagttattatttttttagataAGAATATAGACTCCTACTTCCTCAGTCATCAAGTCGTGTATCACGAAGGAAAAAGTCAATAATGCCTGTCTTCAGTGTGATGTAAGTTTCaagtatattattataaaaatttatagaaacATAATACACCTGTTACTTGTCACTCATATTGGAACAGGAATTATTTGCTGTCTTATATCTTTTCTTACTTTCAATAATTCTTGATCCAGTACCCAGAAGTTGATCTAATTTTTTTAAGCTTAATGAATTGCAGTAGTCGTCCAACATACGTTTCCAATCTTTCAAAATAGATTATGAAATAAGTTTAAGAATCAATGTACAAATATCGCTAAAAAATATTCGGTAAATACGTGGGAAGTTCTTGTCGTCTATGACATCTGTCTACCTATCACAGAAGTATCTTTTCATGTTCATCTTTCAACCGATATTCATGAACGAAGGAGTGATGAATATGTACACAAGAGTCTGTAGTTAAAGACGATATCACATTTTCGTGATGATTAAAATCTTGACCCCATTCTTGGACCAAAATAAGAAACCAATCACAGAGAATCAACCTAGCCAGTCAGCATATTCGCAATAATTACACTTAATGTTATAATGGCAGTATCAGTAACAAACGGAGTAACGATAGTTAAATTGTACAATAGTGATACTCATGAAACGCAATAAACACCATGATTATGCGAGTTAACGACATGAATTCCttagaataattttattatggCACAGTCCCGCGGATTCAGAGGTATGGACGTAGACACAGGGAAAATGAGTAGAGGGTCGAACGACTCACTCCTGTTAGAGGGCAGCCAAAGTAGCGCTATCACCTTCCACTGTCTGCAAACATGTGAAACATCTCTTGTTTTGCCGCTCAGGAGAGCATGCGACGCTAAGAACACTGACAAATGTACATTTCATGCgtcatatattaaaaataagtaATAAGACTTATGATGAGTGTATGAGTACTGacaaataataaaactatttgATATCAAATTGAGAAATTCATATAAACTTATGTAAAATGTACAATCATTCGAAGGGcaacaaaaattaaaaagttaatattgtttcttctttacagataaataaaaattagtaaTTTGTTATTAGATTATGGTTTCTTATTCTTTTCACAAGGTGTGCAGAAATAAACATATAGGTCTATAGTatttaataagaagaaataaagtATGTTTATGTAAGAACGAACGTCCATGCTTATGCTACCATATAAGAATGTACACAAGGGGAAGAGCAACGTTTTTTCTTTAACACCACATTGTACCATAATAATATTTCTTGATCAaaagttatttattttttcaacttctctctatattttttaatttgtaaattgaaattttcaaacgtcTCTCCTTTTGTTCCAGTGCCATTAATAAAATGtagaatattttgttaataaatcacATGTATAATATATGCACCCATGaacatatgtatacgtatatgtacatataatatgagcaaataaataaatagtgcTCAATAAAAATGTGAATTATTAAAGTCATGCATCTTGTGTAAACGAAGCATAAAATCAAAAGTAGCaatcttttaattatttgtaaaagaagaatataaataaataaagaggtAATAGCTATATAAAGTTAAGCATCCATTTATGCAAGAACCaccattatttataaatatacattgaatatttaaaatgattgtaaggtttaataaaaaaattaaacaatataaTTCCACAAAAGaattcttaaatattcaaatactatagctattattattattatataccaATAAAAGCAAACTACTGCTTGCaagttaatttatatttatagagaCATGCAGATATAGTAATATTTCAActtaaaatttgtattattttaatatcatgaAAGATACTTACATTTGTATTTTGAGGTGCTAAAGTGTGTTTGCTCATCACAATAGTGGTTGTTTTGAGATCTTTTGTACCACCTGGTGACTTTGGTGGTACAACCATGTCAACCGGACTACTTGATTTGCTTACTAATGATTCAGCTGCTCTTACTACATCTAATACCTGttcaatttgaaaatattcaaCTTTAAAGTTAATATCACATTGATTAATAAAAATTGCTTATATTgtttaatttctttaatattgGGTCTTACTTTTTCAGGGGTAGATTTTTCTCTATGTTCAAGCAAAGCACGTTCTCTTTCTTCTTGTTCCCATGCTACAAGTTCAGCTTTCATTTCTTGCTCTTGTCTGAGAGTTGCTGCTTCTTCATCATCGCGATCCAAACTAGATATACTTTGTGATAATGATTTAGTACCTTCTGTTGCAGGATCCTTCAATTCCTTGGATGACCTAGATTCTTTAGAATCTCTACCATCGGATAATGGCAATACTGGTTCAATTTCACTTTTATCATATCCTTTACAAACTACTAACGTAATTGTGTTTCCTGAACACCGTAATATATTTACTGCTTCCTGATGAGTCGCACCTAACAGCGACGTCCCATTGACTTCTAGTAGTCTCATTCCAACCTAATATCAAAAACAtagtataaaaaattattacataaaaCTCTTATTCTTATAATGAGAATTAAATTTTACCTTCAGTCTTCCATCTCTTTTAGCTGCACCACCTGAattgattttggatataaacaCCCCTTCATCTGTATGATCAAGGGGATTTCCTTTTTGTCCTCGAAGTCCTCCTTTAATGTGCATGCCCAATTTTTCGCCTGGttcttttgtaataactaattcctaaaatattacattatttttaaatatacttttaCCATCTTTTACATATTGCTTTGCTtactttttacaaaatatttcctagttttattttcaatataatatacttATAAAAATTATGAATACATAATGTATGACTGTTGTATTacataattcttttaatttaccATAAAGCATATAAAGCAAGTAAAAAAAGTTTTAAATTCTATATAATCTCAGCCTAGGCAGAAAAGCAATTGCTCGTGATTCAGTGCTGAGCTTACTTGCAGCCTTAACAGAGGGCAAAGCGTGgtatcaaaaaataaaataataacaggTCAAATTAATTGAGTACTTACTGTCACAGGGATGTACTCTATTTCGACCAGCTTGTAggacaaattataaataacagCATTAGGAAATGCCACAACAAAACAGTTATAAGTGAAGCACTTGAGTGCCAGTTTGCAAATGATAAACATTTCACTGGTGAATATAATGCATTAAGTATCAATGAATGAACTGATTctattctattatttatttaactggcgatactattttatgtatatatttaagtATTCTAAATGTATGCGCGTTTACGAATTTTGACTAGTGTTGACCCCAAActtcaatattaaaatattgtaagttCTGAGAATTAAGCGTGATAACATTAATTGTGAATTTGTGATTTATAGTTACATTTTCATAAGCGTGTTTTATTGAAAAAGCTATATTGTAATTAAGAAGCAAACCCTCTATATATGTGCAATAACTAACAAGCAGAtagtaattaaattataaatagcTTACCTGATAATTTTCTGGTAGTGGATCATGTTGGACAGTAAGCACTATTTGATCGCCTGGTCGCAAAAGTTCCATCACAGCCTCTTGATGAGTAGCTTTTGTTACATCAGTACCATTTACCTTTAGTATCCTATCACCCATTCTCAATTTACCAGATTTTGCAGCTATACCACCAGGCACAACCTAATATTAGCACAACAaatgtatattatacaaattctGAATATTAACAAAGATTATCAGAAAACTTACATGAGATATAAAAATTCCAGGCTCTTTTGCACCAAATGGAGTACACGAATGATCTGTACCGCCAATAATACTGAATCCTAGGGATCCTTCTTTTACAAGAATTACGTcctaaaaattaatatttaatcatTAAAACATCGAATATATAGAATCATTATTTCGTTTAAATTACAcgtgttaattattttaaaaatataatgccCTGGATATTAAAGAATGAAAGATGGAATTTCATAATAGTGGAGGATGCATATAATTTGGTATTTGATGAAAGAATATATATTTAGCTTATACTACTTACCTATTTCCATGCCAGAGAATAAGCACCCGaggtataaaataatataacatttcaTACAACCAATTCCTACCAAATACTTTAATGTATGGTTTGATAATGCACACACAGAGAAATTATATTTACTGAATCAAATCAATAACGATCAATTTCAAATACATAGACATGCAATGAAATATAACTTGTCATAGAAATGAAACGTACATATGCATAAATAATGTCCATAACAATGTTTAAATTGCCCTTTTTTAAATAACGAATGAtgttataatttatttcttaattaaacATGCATGAGAGGAAGAAAACCACTTGACCACCATTTTTCAAATTGTAATTATTCCGAAGTTAATTAATTGATTGCATTGGAATATGTTTACATTTAGTAGGACTGCGATTATCATCCTAGCATGGAAATAAGTTAATACATTACAAATACTAAATACTTAATTTTTACCTAAAATATCTAAAAAGTGCAAACTATTCCAGTAccgaagaaaaaataattataattgtaatatttaaaaattataaaataaaacttcTAAACTTCCTTTTCGTTATGGTTTTTGTTAATTGAAAAGATAaacaatatattttcagcaattTGTATTACTTTTTTCGAAATGTATGTGCAACATAATCCATGCATCTAGCTACCAAGCACATACCTCAATGATTACTGGTGGTACCAATTGATTTTCAGTCACCCTAGTTACGACGGTCTCGGTGAGAGTGCTCTTTGTGATGGTCTCAGTAACTTTACCAAGTGTGGTAGGAGCCGGAGGAAAATTGACGTCTCCAGGTAGATTATCAGGCTGCTTTATTGTCACTGTCACGATAGGGCCTTGATGGGAATCTGGTGATGGTGAGGAAGTAGGGGGACGAAGGAAATGAGCAGGTATCATGGCCTGAAATTCTTCGTTGGTGATAGGCTTCGGTACCTGTATGTCTTCCTGGGGTGAGGTTGACCTAGGTTCTGTAGAAGACGTGGGCGTTGAGCTTGTAGTTGTCGTGGGTGTAATTGTAGGTTGCGAAATGCTATGCCTGGGGGCAGGTTGTGGATGTGGTTGGCTATTTGTCGGACTTGGTGATATCGAAGAAACGTTCTTAATATTTCCTGATTCTGTAACACCATTCATTTTCGGTAGCTCAGTAGTTTCAATTTTCATAGGCGGAGGCGTTTTCGAAGTAGGACTTGGCGATAGAGTCCTATCAGCATCGATAGAACGTCGATATCCGGTGTAACCCGGTCTATTTGCTATATAACTATTGGCGTTATATAATCCTGTATATGGTCTAGGTGCACCGATCACTCGTGGTGACTTTTCAGAAGGTGTTACAACTGTGGCTGCATTTGCTTGCGAAAGTGGAATTTCACGTTCAACCACTAATCGAACGAATCTTTCCAAACCTGTTAATAAAGCAACTGCTTGCTCATGTTTGGCTCCTCTCATTTCAACTCCattaatctataaaataattcCATTATATGAAAGATAAACAATTataattgtattaaaaaatattttgtgtaataATATTACACTTACAGATATTACTTTGTCTCCAACTAATAATTTACCATCTTTTTGTGCCACACCACCATCAGTTATTCTTGAAATATATATCGCCTAAACattatatatttgaaaaaagtTGCTAAGCATAATtaacgaaagaaataaatataaaatattttcataaattaaaacTCTTACATCGCTATTGTCTTTGAATGGTGGAGAACCCTCTCCACCGGCAATACTAAATCCAAGTCCATTTTGGTCCCGTATTAATGTCGTGTGAACAAGAACAGATACCATTGGTTCATTACCCGCCTTTGTTGATGATATAGGTTCAGGGATTTTCTTAGActtattaaaatagaaatttgttgatCTTTAAATTTTGCACTTTAGTTTAAATTGTATATGTTGCATCTATTAaatctaaaaaaatatataccttaATAGCATCATGAGGTAAAGCATCaccattttctaaattatgcGGTAAACCTGTAGATGAAACATGAGACGTCGCACTTGGAGCTCTACTGGTACTTAAACTAGAGCACGCTGAGTCTTTTCTCGACGATACCTgttaaatataatgttaataacaGCATAAATGATTTGCGTTTCATAAAATAGTACCTGTTCATATGGTGGCACTATCCTCGTAACTTCTCTTTGAACCACTAACACAAGGACACGTCCACAAGCTTTCAAAACTTCTACAGCATCATAATGACCTACGTTTACTACTGAAACACCATTTACAGACAATACTTTATCCTCCACTTTTAAACCTGCTAAGTCTGCGGGTCCACctataaaggaaaatataatGACCATATCATGAAACTTTATAATTGACATATTCTACGACTGAAAACAAATAGGTTTTTTATCTCAATTTTTACCTTCCGTGACTCTTGAAATAAAAATGCCTTCATCATCACCCTTAAAAGGGGTTGAACCAATTCCACCAGCTATTGATAAACCGAGACCACCTGTCGTTCTTTCGATATGAATTTCGTATTGTTCTTCTCGTACTTCTATCGTCGGCTCAGCATCAGAAATCGCACCTACACAATAAATTTCATTGGCGTTACTACTTAATTATGTAATCGGATCACGTTTTACTAACTTTtaccctttcttttttttcttacaaAACATCTATATCTTTTTGGCATTTTTaactatactttttattcaCAATATAGAATgttgatgaaatttttaattgaatatttTCACTTCGCAATTTTTTTCTACGTGTGTACACTTGCTACATCGAGTTTGATAAATAACTAGAGTTTGATAACGGATAAGTGATAAGATAGCAGAAGCAGAAAGGAATATCTTATCATGGACTATTTAATGCCAGTGATTACGAAGCAATGATGCTAGGAAGTTTAGGAAGATTCGTTATTTAATTCAGTTTACGCGGAAAAGATATATGTTACCTTTtcaagtattttattttatacgtggtatatgaattataatttaatttaattttgataaatttaaaggtgatataaagAAATGCAACAGGTAAAAGGTGATATACTAATTGTAGTTTTTTTACCTTGACTTTGAGCGTCAAAATTTTCTGTGGGTTCTGCAGGTGCTGACGTGGATGTGGAGATTTCGTCATTTTTCTTCGTAAGTGCCTACCACATATTAAAAACTGTATAAAATTCATCGTAATTATTTAAGTAGTTTTAAACATGTTGCTTTTTTTAGGTAGATAATAATTACCTGTGCAATAATGGAAGCTACTTTTTCTTTATCTATTGCTGTGTGGAttcgtttatttttcaagtGATGCGGAGTATCTCTACGATGGAGTCTATTTGGTCTATTTGAATCACCACTACCATCATAATCAATACCTTCTACGATAGAAAATTCGACATGTCTTTGTGTTTCTTCATTTTCAGATTCTTCCTCATCTTTGTCATTTATATCCTTTGATTCAGATATTGAACCTTCAGTCCTCACAtcctaaaaaaataatttttacaatttataaatcagtaacaaataagtaaataaataaataaataaacaaataagtaaataaataaactagcATTAACATAAATACTTACAGCATTAGATTCTGTAATATATTGATTAGTTAGAATTATTTCTGGTTCATTGCTGGACTGAAAATCTGCATTATCAGCTACTATTCCAGGTATGGTTTCTTTTTGTGCATTTTCTATAGATTCAGGTTGTAATGATTCTTGCTCTATAGTCTCTGTAGTCAAATCGTTGGACTTTGTTGAAATATCAGTCTCAGTTTTATCCAAACCAAATGTTTGAGAAACATCCTGAAAGATATTATTAACAACTGTTACAAAAAGATTGTATATGATATctcgaaaaatgaaattaataattaccTGCTCATCTGTAGATGCTGATCGGCTGTCATTTTTTCCTTTACTAAATAATTTATGAGCttttgcttttaattcttttggaTGAGGGGTATTTTGTCGTACGAATGGTGTCTGAAATAAGTGCAAACGTTGTATTtacgtaattaaaaaaaaaaaaggtgaatggttagaaaaaaataggcttttgtttcatcttttgttataattttaatacaatGAGTCGTAAGAATAATAACGTTTCCAACACATTAAATACCTCGAAAATACTCTGAACTTAGATATAGCAAATCTAAAAAGTCTAGAAGATTTCCTCATATGTAACGTGCTCACCTCCTTATCAGTTTCCGGAGGTTCATCCGTAAATTTCACGGAATGCGTTCGCGACGCTTCTTTTTCTTGCCAGCCTTCATCATCGCTACTACCAAGCTCACGTATTTCGCCATCTTGAACAACATTTCTCATACCACCAAGCATACCAATTCTTCCTGAATCTAAATTACAAATCATGCAACATATAATCCATAAAGTATAACTAAATGTACCAAAATATACTTTCATGAAATAGATTTACTAACCATCTGGATGGATTTCCAATTGTGgcaaaagaaaacaaattaatacttctTGCCCTGTTTCCTCATCAACGTCTGTCTGAAAAGTAAGCATTGGTTGTGCTTGATTCTTACTTAACCATACTGCCTTTAAGTTCAAATTGATCAAGGAATATGGCAAGTACTGCAATCTGAAAAACGAATATCATTACTAAATATTGTTAACAAAACATGAAGAAATTtagatatttaagattatattatataccTATTGCCTGAGACATCCAACACATGAAGAGCTGTACATTGTCCAACTTCGATAGGAAGATATTGCagtttgttatctcttaaaGACAGTACACCCAATTGTTTTAAATTTCCTACAGAAAAATAATAAcattcgataaaaaattatttttaatgtcataaagtaatataaataaatattaacataAATTGAAGTTCTAAACGACACTTTTCTTACCGATTTCCGTAGGAAGCGACTGCAAACTGTTTCTATCTACATTTAAATTGTTTAGATTATGAAGTTTTCCTATAGTTACAGGTAGTTCAAGGAGAAAATTTTCCGTAAGAATTAATTCTTGTAAGTTCTCACACCTACAACGAGTAAACGTCAGTTTTTGTTATCAAGTTCTATGGTATCAAGATCCTTATAGGAGAAAAAATTAATCTCACCTGCCTATATTTGAATTTAGAGTAGAAAGCCTATTTTGATCGACTTTAAGTATAGTAAGTTTCTGTAATTCTCCAAGACCATCAGGCAATTTTTCAATAACATTTTGCGATAAATGCAAATCTGTTAAAGACTCTAAACCTCCTATTTCTTCCGGAAGATCTTCCAGACGGTTTTCAGATACGTCCAGGCATGCTAACGTTTTCAATTCTCCGATTTCCGGTGGTAAATGTTGCAATTGATTATGATCCAACCATAATTCTTGTAATGCTGGTAATTTTCCTATATGTGCTGGCTAAAACAAAAGTCCCAAATTTATAATAGATATTATGTTAATAGAcaacaaatattctattttgtCCATAATTTCCTTTACAATGGTTAATTCAATATCTATCTTACTAAAACTTCAATGTCATTGTCACCAAGATCCAGCCGCTCCAATTTATAAAGTTGGGAAAGCGATTCCGGCAAGGATTTGAGCAAATTTTCTCTCAACTCCAATGACTGCAACGCCTCCAAGCTGAGAACAATCGGTGCACAAACTTGTTAGTACTAGACACGATGTAATTCAATTAAATCATTCTAAGCTTGAATGCAATTAAAGCGAGTTCTTGTTGCTATTACCTTCCGAAATCAGGCGGCAGATTCGTAAGGGACATATCATTGAGTCCCAAAACAGTTAA
Encoded proteins:
- the scrib gene encoding scribble planar cell polarity protein isoform X3, yielding MFRCIPIFKGCNRQVEYIDKRHCSLPCVPDDILRYSRSLEELLLDANHIRDLPKNFFRLQKLRKLGLSDNEIHRLPPDIQNFENLVELDVSRNDIPDIPENIKNLRALQVADFSSNPIPRLPAGFVQLRNLTVLGLNDMSLTNLPPDFGSLEALQSLELRENLLKSLPESLSQLYKLERLDLGDNDIEVLPAHIGKLPALQELWLDHNQLQHLPPEIGELKTLACLDVSENRLEDLPEEIGGLESLTDLHLSQNVIEKLPDGLGELQKLTILKVDQNRLSTLNSNIGRCENLQELILTENFLLELPVTIGKLHNLNNLNVDRNSLQSLPTEIGNLKQLGVLSLRDNKLQYLPIEVGQCTALHVLDVSGNRLQYLPYSLINLNLKAVWLSKNQAQPMLTFQTDVDEETGQEVLICFLLPQLEIHPDDSGRIGMLGGMRNVVQDGEIRELGSSDDEGWQEKEASRTHSVKFTDEPPETDKETPFVRQNTPHPKELKAKAHKLFSKGKNDSRSASTDEQDVSQTFGLDKTETDISTKSNDLTTETIEQESLQPESIENAQKETIPGIVADNADFQSSNEPEIILTNQYITESNADVRTEGSISESKDINDKDEEESENEETQRHVEFSIVEGIDYDGSGDSNRPNRLHRRDTPHHLKNKRIHTAIDKEKVASIIAQALTKKNDEISTSTSAPAEPTENFDAQSQGAISDAEPTIEVREEQYEIHIERTTGGLGLSIAGGIGSTPFKGDDEGIFISRVTEGGPADLAGLKVEDKVLSVNGVSVVNVGHYDAVEVLKACGRVLVLVVQREVTRIVPPYEQVSSRKDSACSSLSTSRAPSATSHVSSTGLPHNLENGDALPHDAIKSKKIPEPISSTKAGNEPMVSVLVHTTLIRDQNGLGFSIAGGEGSPPFKDNSDAIYISRITDGGVAQKDGKLLVGDKVISINGVEMRGAKHEQAVALLTGLERFVRLVVEREIPLSQANAATVVTPSEKSPRVIGAPRPYTGLYNANSYIANRPGYTGYRRSIDADRTLSPSPTSKTPPPMKIETTELPKMNGVTESGNIKNVSSISPSPTNSQPHPQPAPRHSISQPTITPTTTTSSTPTSSTEPRSTSPQEDIQDVILVKEGSLGFSIIGGTDHSCTPFGAKEPGIFISHVVPGGIAAKSGKLRMGDRILKVNGTDVTKATHQEAVMELLRPGDQIVLTVQHDPLPENYQELVITKEPGEKLGMHIKGGLRGQKGNPLDHTDEGVFISKINSGGAAKRDGRLKVGMRLLEVNGTSLLGATHQEAVNILRCSGNTITLVVCKGYDKSEIEPVLPLSDGRDSKESRSSKELKDPATEGTKSLSQSISSLDRDDEEAATLRQEQEMKAELVAWEQEERERALLEHREKSTPEKVLDVVRAAESLVSKSSSPVDMVVPPKSPGGTKDLKTTTIVMSKHTLAPQNTNSLSKERDGTSVDSPTPQSPVSTLTSSMNFDRTTAVQSLPSPKKKSSIPKRSITFADLPPSSRKEPINYPTSTNEYPSSLHDNRYISDPQITSYKKVYQNPIQSTQYSSRSKLPPTPLTAPPSIGDYGTSVPFDKRQNARSVGGSNQVELSPTPSPTPPLVKMSVSDKKKLFESAMEEHLKPSPKPEKVFSFLSQDEVEKMKQEEEKKIATLTRDELKSWAQLDENEGLEDLEETLEDQDNRRPNSRLSSRSSIPLLQNLPSSVRTAKAERRLKERLIQEGIISDEDEESHLSPAEQRALRAEKRAAWRQARLKSLEQDAIQAQMVIKKMSEMMDTTNKADPTQDSTDAVTVVPETEKTADFTTLRPSSADFPKLAVRSKVGPPKEIRESEKVVDEKVTRRTEEYVDEVTGERRVRTVEYVEKLIERQVETLREKIISLELSNAEDEVESIIGTGASDAESESEEITGQPSNVNTMQEKTETIIPTSATEDAAPKISANTILVSKKKKRKRSKKGRH